One Zingiber officinale cultivar Zhangliang chromosome 10B, Zo_v1.1, whole genome shotgun sequence genomic window, ggtcctgctaaatacactcatagtgtactagtgtaattttatagtcaagataaactaataccaaattacactacgactattccaatggtttgctcctatccatcttagtcgtgagctactgtttataatttataaggaactgataacatgatcttctgtgtgtgacaccacacaccatgttatctacaatataaattaattgaacaactacacttaacatataaatgtagacatttgaccaatgtgattcttatatgtttatacaaaaagctagacttttagtatacactctaacagaaacaTGGTGGGGCGACGAGGTGAGGCTTGACCTGCTCCGACTGGTCGGGTTTTCACAGCTCGGTTATATGCAGGTCTGATTTTCTCAGTAGGTCAACTTCTAGTTGGCCAACTCCTGGTCGACTCTTGGATAATCTCACCACAGCTCCCTGCCCCTCAACACTTAGGCCAAGTATTATACCCGATAGACCATCCCGAGTTGCCCTACTCATACCCGATCGGGATAGAGGGTGCTACACAGTAACAGGGttagggaatcgtaaccacctgttaGAGAATAACTGCTGTATGTCAGGAAATATTCCAATGATCTGCGATTATCTACGAATAGAACCTTCTTCCAGCACACAAAAGGGTGTCACGCGTCCTCCATCACAAGACAGATCctgacacctgacattctctAACATCAGTCAGACTCTAgaggtacgcactgtcatataaaaagggaggttttCTCCCTTGCGTAAGTAtgctctctcgcacattcgcacttgtcttatacttttcttcctccttcataCACTAttcttctagggaaaaagtacttgacttgagtatcggagggccTGCTCCAGGGACATTTTCCCTGATTTTTTGCCTCTAACATTATGTgagcttgtctgagtgtgcgcagagctcaaGTACTGCCAGTTCAATTATCGTCGTCCGTCAGTACCACGTGGAGGTTCGTTCTTGTAAGCCCATACGAGAAGAGTGTCCTAGTCGCCTCTCCGTCAACGCCAGCAACAACTCATCCGGCCTTCATCTGACTCAAATTCCGGACAGAATCAATAGTCATTGAATGCAGCGGAATTGTCATTGTTCTTCGTGTGAAGCTCGTCGATCTAACAATCctgcggaagaagaagaaggagaagaaggttggccttccggaggagttagggttgacggTGTCGAATCCTCTTAGTCAATGGGGAATGAAGAAATATCTCAAAGATTTCCCTAATCCTCTGGGgaccaacccattatatagtgcacatctattatcaaccTATAGATAATCATAGATATGAgactataagtccatatatatactgaacatttattatcaacatatagatgataatagatgcgggactaaaGGTTTTGTATATACAAGGTCTACATCCAACAACTGAACTCAATAAGCATAAGTTAGATGACTTTAAAGGGTTCAGATCATATTCACATATGCAACTTACAAATAAACCCAACTGATAGGGAcaattatatccaacaatctcccacttgggctataTATGAGTTGTATGTGGAATACaggtaaaattttaattgatatcaaactttataggTACAAGATACCCTTGTAAACAATCTGGTTCagtccattaacttcattggtatagaACTAAAGAGATCATagctactgtatatgatcgtaacaagcccaacagtaatcacaataccaatgtcattaatggCATAAATCAAGATATAGatgtgtagagtgaaaattacatgaaatgtgatcagtACATTTCAATTTTCAACTGATCCTAAAATAACGTCAAAAGAGGTTAGATcatatttgcaaaatactttatgctaaactacaATAGTAAATCGTGATCcactttatgattccaaaaggaatatgtatcatatttacaaacactaAATGCTAAACAGcagtagtaaatgatgatatcacagtcagagtatcaaataaatatataaattctcattaatgttttgaactttaagtacgtacaataatcaaaacaaaatgtttatctttattatcaaatataaagcaataagataaatacagactcccactagatgaattattcttcCATAAAAAAGACtcccatatccacaacatgcgcatgaaacaccttaggcaccaagcctttggtgagtggatcaaCTAACATAGAATCTGTgttgatgtgctctaccataatctgacaattctgaactctttctttaaccgctagaGACTTGATGTCGAAGTACTTGGATTTCGACGAACTGCgattgttcttggcataaagttttACGACTTTATTATCAGAGTAGATCCTTAGTGGCCTATCAATGTCATCAACAATCTGTAATGTTGTGATGAAGTTCTGTAGCCAAATCCCGTGATTGGATGATTCGTAGCATGCTACTAACTCTgtctccatagtagaagtgactACTAGCGTCTGTTTgatgctcttccaagatatagtcACTCCAGCAAGCATGAAGATATAGCCAGAAATGGACCTCCTGCTATCcaaacatccaacaaaatcagagtctgaatatccaatcacctccaagtGATCTGATCTCTGATACGTGAGCAGttgtcctttagttctttgcaaataccgcatcactctctttaccgctTTCTAGTGTGACGATTCTGGGTTACTAACATAtttgcctaacatccccactataaatgctatatctggtcgagtacaaacttgtgcatacatgagacttcccactgctgaCGCATATGAGAATTactccatctcctttatttcaagttcaagccgtggacactgttgcaagctgaacttgtcacctcttgacacaggtaTATTACCGGGTGTACAATTCTacataccataccttataagcacTTTTTCAATATAGGTatgttgtgaaagtccaagaatacctCTTGAATGATCatgatagatctgtatgcctaaaataaaagatgcttcaccaagatc contains:
- the LOC122028947 gene encoding secreted RxLR effector protein 161-like — translated: MRYLQRTKGQLLTYQRSDHLEVIGYSDSDFVGCLDSRRSISGYIFMLAGVTISWKSIKQTLVVTSTMETELVACYESSNHGIWLQNFITTLQIVDDIDRPLRIYSDNKVVKLYAKNNRSSSKSKYFDIKSLADQLKIEMY